The Candidatus Firestonebacteria bacterium RIFOXYD2_FULL_39_29 genome has a window encoding:
- a CDS encoding 3-oxoacid CoA-transferase, which translates to MAEYNPLELMICSAAKFLEDGAVVVVGTGAPCAAAMLAQKTSAPKLVVLFEAGGIAPLLPTMPISVGDSRTFYKGLQATSMDKIMEACQKGLVDYAFLGGAQIDKYGNLNSTIAGSDYYKPKVRFPGSGGANDLGSLCWKTIVMTPQDKRRFVEKMDFVTTPGFLTGPNAREEAGLPPHTGPYKVITNLAVMGYDEKTKLMRVESLHPGISEKDVKDNTGFDIQFISNLKETPAPSAEALKILRTEVDPSGFIINRPAS; encoded by the coding sequence ATGGCTGAATATAATCCGCTTGAACTAATGATCTGCTCGGCAGCAAAGTTCCTGGAAGACGGCGCGGTTGTGGTCGTCGGTACGGGAGCACCTTGCGCGGCTGCAATGCTGGCGCAAAAAACCAGTGCGCCGAAACTTGTCGTACTTTTTGAAGCCGGCGGTATTGCTCCATTGCTTCCGACTATGCCTATCTCAGTAGGGGACTCAAGGACTTTTTACAAAGGACTTCAGGCTACTTCCATGGACAAAATAATGGAGGCTTGCCAAAAAGGTCTTGTGGATTACGCTTTCCTCGGTGGAGCGCAGATAGACAAATACGGTAATTTGAACTCCACAATTGCCGGTAGTGATTATTATAAACCAAAAGTAAGATTTCCTGGCTCAGGCGGTGCTAATGATCTGGGTTCTTTATGCTGGAAAACTATAGTAATGACCCCGCAGGATAAAAGGCGATTTGTTGAAAAAATGGATTTTGTCACGACTCCGGGCTTCTTGACCGGCCCGAACGCGAGGGAGGAAGCAGGACTTCCGCCGCACACAGGGCCTTATAAAGTCATTACAAACCTTGCAGTTATGGGCTATGATGAGAAAACGAAGCTTATGAGGGTAGAATCCCTGCATCCCGGAATAAGCGAAAAAGACGTAAAGGATAACACGGGTTTTGATATTCAGTTCATCAGTAACCTCAAAGAAACGCCCGCGCCTTCGGCTGAAGCGCTTAAAATATTAAGAACAGAAGTGGATCCCAGCGGATTTATTATTAACAGGCCGGCTTCCTAG
- a CDS encoding glutaconate CoA-transferase: MVEEYKQGIGELFLNPDPDKLRETFKAKDKKMVSKVMDLKDAVSKYVKDGDYLGIGGFGTNRIPSAALHEIVRQRKKNLGFAGHTSTHDCQILIAGKCINRCDAAYIVGLEARGLSPNARRAFQSGDIKVTEWTNAVLSWRLKAAAMGLPFLPTRTMMGTDTFKYSAAKEIKCPFTGKKLAAVPALSPDVSVIHVHRSDVYGNCQIEGISVADQDLARASKRVILTTEKIISNEEIRREPHKTFLLYLYVDAVIEVPFGCYPGNMPNEYFSDEEHLKEWMDAEKDEKEFEKFLDKYIYSCKNFNEYLEKKGGIERIMELRKKEFLMF; the protein is encoded by the coding sequence ATGGTTGAAGAGTATAAGCAGGGTATAGGCGAGTTGTTTTTGAATCCGGATCCGGATAAGCTCCGGGAGACTTTTAAAGCCAAAGATAAGAAAATGGTCAGTAAAGTCATGGATTTAAAGGATGCTGTTTCAAAATATGTTAAAGACGGGGATTATCTGGGGATTGGCGGGTTTGGTACCAACAGGATTCCTTCTGCGGCTTTGCATGAAATAGTAAGACAGAGAAAGAAAAATCTCGGTTTTGCGGGGCATACATCCACTCACGATTGTCAGATCCTTATTGCCGGAAAATGTATAAACAGATGCGATGCGGCTTATATCGTAGGTCTGGAGGCCAGAGGTTTATCGCCAAATGCACGCAGGGCTTTCCAATCCGGAGATATTAAAGTAACGGAATGGACGAATGCCGTTCTTTCCTGGAGATTAAAAGCCGCTGCTATGGGGCTTCCGTTCTTGCCCACCAGGACGATGATGGGAACGGATACTTTTAAGTACAGTGCGGCAAAAGAGATTAAATGCCCATTTACGGGGAAAAAACTTGCGGCAGTTCCTGCATTGTCCCCTGATGTCAGTGTAATTCACGTACACAGATCGGATGTTTACGGTAACTGTCAGATAGAGGGTATTTCTGTTGCAGACCAGGATCTCGCAAGGGCTTCAAAAAGAGTTATCCTGACCACCGAAAAAATAATCTCCAACGAGGAGATACGGCGCGAACCCCATAAAACATTTCTGCTTTATCTTTATGTTGACGCAGTTATCGAAGTGCCTTTTGGCTGCTATCCGGGCAATATGCCGAATGAATATTTCTCCGACGAGGAACATCTCAAGGAATGGATGGATGCGGAGAAAGATGAAAAAGAATTTGAAAAATTCCTTGATAAATATATTTACAGCTGTAAGAATTTTAATGAGTACCTTGAGAAAAAGGGCGGTATCGAACGTATTATGGAGTTAAGAAAGAAAGAATTTTTAATGTTCTAG